The Nycticebus coucang isolate mNycCou1 chromosome 8, mNycCou1.pri, whole genome shotgun sequence genome has a window encoding:
- the LOC128591776 gene encoding DNA damage-inducible transcript 3 protein-like — protein sequence MAAESLPFSFGTLSSWGLEAWYEDLQEVLSSDENGGTYVSPPGNEEEESTKTFTTLDAASLGWLTEEPGAAEVTGTSQSPHSPDSSQSSLAQEEEEDQRTRKRKQSGHSLTRAGKQRMKEREQENERKVAQLAEENERLKQEIERLTREVEATRRALMDRMVNLHQP from the coding sequence ATGGCAGCTGAGTCATTGCCTTTCTCCTTTGGGACACTGTCCAGCTGGGGGCTGGAAGCCTGGTATGAGGACCTGCAAGAGGTTCTGTCCTCAGATGAAAATGGGGGTACCTATGTCTCACCACCTGGAAATGAAGAGGAAGAATCAACAAAAACCTTTACTACTCTTGACGCTGCCTCTCTGGGTTGGCTGACTGAGGAGCCAGGAGCAGCAGAAGTCACAGGCACTTCCCAGAGCCCTCACTCTCCAGATTCCAGTCAGAGCTCCCTGgctcaggaggaagaggaagaccaAAGAACCAGGAAACGGAAACAGAGTGGCCATTCCCTAACCCGGGCTGGAAAGCAGCGCATGAAGGAGCGAGAACAGGAGAATGAGAGGAAAGTGGCACAGCTAGCTGAAGAGAATGAACGGCTCAAGCAGGAAATTGAGCGCCTGACCAGGGAAGTAGAGGCGACTCGCCGAGCTTTGATGGACAGAATGGTTAATCTGCACCAACCATGA
- the LOC128591777 gene encoding DDIT3 upstream open reading frame protein-like, protein MWKMNGWQRQSQNQSRNLRGECSRRKCIFIHHHT, encoded by the coding sequence ATGTGGAAGATGAACGGGTGGCAGCGACAGAGCCAAAATCAGAGCCGGAACCTGAGGGGAGAGTGTTCCAGAAGGAAGTGTATCTTCATACATCACCACACCTGA